The Thermobispora bispora DSM 43833 genome window below encodes:
- a CDS encoding HNH endonuclease family protein — MGGRRSLIASAALALAVLTGCGTADGLDIADGRPAGGKAAEAATGTSPLANPDGTRPGLAAITSADERAEARALIERLRTKGRGPKTGYEREKFGYAWADSVDGIPFGRNGCDTRNDVLKRDGQRLQFRSGSDCVVISMTLFDPYTGKTIEWTKQNAAEVQIDHVVPLSYSWQMGASRWSDEKRRQLANDPLNLMPVDGATNSRKGDSGPASWLPPRREIRCAYVVRFAQVALKYDLPVTTADKETMLQQCS, encoded by the coding sequence TTGGGCGGGAGACGATCCCTGATCGCGAGCGCGGCCCTTGCGCTGGCCGTGCTGACCGGATGCGGAACGGCGGACGGCCTCGACATCGCCGACGGCCGCCCGGCGGGCGGGAAGGCCGCCGAGGCGGCGACCGGCACCAGCCCGCTGGCGAATCCGGACGGCACGCGTCCCGGGCTGGCCGCGATCACCTCGGCCGATGAGCGGGCCGAGGCACGGGCTCTGATCGAGCGGCTCCGGACCAAGGGGCGAGGACCGAAGACCGGCTACGAGCGGGAGAAGTTCGGGTACGCCTGGGCCGACTCCGTGGACGGCATCCCGTTCGGGCGCAACGGATGCGACACCCGCAACGACGTGCTGAAGCGGGACGGCCAGCGGCTGCAGTTCCGGAGCGGGTCGGACTGCGTGGTGATCTCGATGACCCTGTTCGACCCGTACACCGGCAAGACCATCGAGTGGACCAAGCAGAACGCGGCCGAGGTGCAGATCGACCACGTGGTGCCGCTCTCCTACTCCTGGCAGATGGGCGCGTCCCGGTGGAGTGACGAGAAGCGCCGGCAGCTCGCCAACGACCCGCTCAACCTCATGCCGGTCGACGGCGCCACGAACTCGCGGAAGGGCGACTCCGGCCCGGCGTCCTGGCTGCCGCCGCGCCGGGAGATCCGCTGCGCGTACGTGGTCCGGTTCGCCCAGGTGGCGCTCAAGTACGACCTGCCCGTCACCACCGCGGACAAGGAGACCATGCTGCAGCAGTGCTCCTGA
- a CDS encoding ABC transporter substrate-binding protein: MKRVRLLAAVLASALLLTACSGDGEPEGAGTPSPEGARTVRIALHPWIGYEASAAVVAYLLKRELGYKVEYVRGTEAESWKGFEDGTVDVIIENWGHQDLKREYIDQKKVAVSAGPTGNRGVIGWYVPEWMAQRYPELTTYQGLIEHYRLFRTEKSGNLGQLLAGDPSFVSHDEALIRNLKLPFKVVYTKGEGELIEAARKATQNRSPLLMYFYEPQWLFKQLKLVKVNLPPYALGCDKDPERVACDYPPYLLDKIVSARFAENGGKAYELIKNFTWTNEDQSAVAYDMAVNNMSADDAARKWIEANKVVWQSWLPS, from the coding sequence ATGAAGAGGGTCCGTCTCTTAGCCGCAGTGCTCGCGTCCGCGCTGCTCCTGACCGCCTGCAGCGGGGATGGCGAACCGGAGGGCGCCGGCACGCCGTCACCGGAGGGCGCCCGGACCGTGCGGATCGCCCTCCACCCCTGGATCGGCTATGAGGCCAGCGCCGCGGTGGTCGCCTACCTGCTCAAGCGCGAGCTCGGCTACAAGGTCGAGTACGTGCGGGGGACGGAGGCCGAGTCCTGGAAGGGCTTCGAGGACGGCACCGTCGATGTGATCATCGAGAACTGGGGCCACCAGGACCTGAAGCGGGAGTACATCGACCAGAAGAAGGTGGCGGTCAGCGCCGGGCCGACCGGCAACCGCGGGGTGATCGGCTGGTACGTGCCCGAGTGGATGGCGCAGCGGTACCCCGAGCTCACCACCTACCAGGGGCTGATCGAGCACTACCGGCTGTTCCGGACCGAGAAGAGCGGGAACCTGGGGCAGCTCCTCGCCGGGGATCCCTCGTTCGTGAGCCACGACGAGGCGCTGATCAGGAACCTCAAGCTGCCGTTCAAGGTCGTCTACACCAAGGGCGAGGGCGAGCTGATCGAGGCGGCCCGGAAGGCGACCCAGAACCGGAGCCCGCTCCTCATGTACTTCTACGAGCCGCAGTGGCTCTTCAAGCAGCTCAAGCTCGTCAAGGTCAACCTCCCGCCGTACGCCCTGGGCTGTGACAAGGATCCGGAGCGGGTGGCCTGCGACTACCCGCCGTACCTGCTGGACAAGATCGTCAGCGCGCGGTTCGCGGAGAACGGCGGCAAGGCCTACGAGCTCATCAAGAACTTCACCTGGACCAACGAGGACCAGAGCGCGGTCGCGTACGACATGGCGGTGAACAACATGTCCGCCGACGACGCGGCGCGGAAGTGGATCGAGGCGAACAAGGTCGTCTGGCAGTCCTGGCTCCCGTCCTGA